Proteins encoded in a region of the Candidatus Eisenbacteria bacterium genome:
- a CDS encoding DUF3108 domain-containing protein produces the protein AESRARADEGGAAAAGLATVPWKIGEYFQFSIDWNGLNGGHSLMQVQNLTRVDGRRAYRVVMKAESNSFVSKFYKVRDRAETFIDAENLTSRRFIKRLREGGYEKDIDVRFDQEARKARYSDGETFDVAAGVHDVLSAFYYVRTVPLTTGSSITIPTHDNKKSYEMLVKVHKRERVEVPAGKFDCVVVEPILKSEGVFKSKGSIHVWLTDDARRIPVLVKSKIPIGSISVSLTEMRLAFQGKP, from the coding sequence GCCGAGTCGCGGGCCCGCGCGGACGAGGGCGGGGCCGCCGCGGCGGGGCTCGCCACGGTGCCGTGGAAGATCGGGGAATACTTCCAGTTCTCGATCGACTGGAACGGTCTGAACGGAGGCCACTCCCTGATGCAGGTCCAGAATCTCACGCGGGTGGACGGGCGGCGCGCGTACCGCGTCGTGATGAAGGCCGAGTCGAACTCCTTCGTCTCCAAGTTCTACAAGGTGCGGGATCGAGCCGAGACCTTCATCGACGCCGAGAACCTCACCTCGCGCCGGTTCATCAAGCGGCTGCGCGAGGGGGGATACGAGAAGGACATCGACGTCCGGTTCGACCAGGAGGCGCGGAAGGCCCGGTACAGTGACGGTGAGACCTTCGACGTGGCGGCGGGGGTGCACGACGTGCTCTCCGCGTTCTACTATGTGCGCACGGTGCCGCTCACCACCGGCTCTTCGATCACGATTCCGACCCATGACAACAAGAAGAGCTACGAGATGCTGGTGAAGGTCCACAAGCGCGAGCGCGTCGAAGTCCCCGCGGGCAAGTTCGACTGCGTGGTCGTCGAGCCCATTCTCAAGTCCGAGGGCGTGTTCAAGTCGAAGGGGAGCATCCACGTGTGGCTGACCGACGACGCGCGGCGGATTCCGGTGCTCGTCAAGAGCAAGATCCCGATCGGCTCGATCTCGGTCAGCCTGACCGAGATGCGCCTCGCGTTCCAGGGGAAGCCCTGA